Proteins encoded by one window of Cydia fagiglandana chromosome Z, ilCydFagi1.1, whole genome shotgun sequence:
- the LOC134678234 gene encoding uncharacterized protein LOC134678234, whose amino-acid sequence MKCINIQVLVFVISIAMSLAMSIDELEDFTNYLKETSLLDQPLKKYPSDDSDDDAPISDHAWEESGRFEGDLILNDRQRQLIVKDIAEGLSRNGLKDSTKRWPDNEVIVYIQREHFTGDQVQAILRGMEELSQASCVKFRPYKKGDRDAVVVQGSRRGCFSQVGYQGGYQVLNLSGRHPVGRGCFRHGTVVHEFLHTLGFYHMQSSPDRDDYIDVVWENIVQPARHNFRKYNLFSVSDFGVGYDYDSVLHYSRKAFSSNGGDTLVPKKSGVEIGQRIGLSEKDSAKLNKMYCDADSNNFEAADDVSHTVIKNKKTPKNKPFEGHGIGYHQGKTVVFKLPAAETYRLPEQPSNVLFDYFSKELQAMPPTLIKGFGVGQEITYSYKLPAGYHIAEHKIPTYQYPTLLNRTNTAAEPLFRLHNVQNNNDDKKPSTNADIGNKNKDTIEDLDEKVITVQTTKNTDTGSENDYTSVYQPNTDYSKFYNPNKQRIGIKTDYYLNYSPKSQENNEQGTKEISSLKLTRQFIEKLREPKSMHFRNHNNKEQQQQQQLYQNEFNNKHKFIDKSKPVKKEENTPGDDSSFGYVNPSSKLKEIKNIYFINPEYTSKKYLENKHDFSSLYFPNDNKNKDAASRNAQYKTFGEIVPLTINYTFKQNSPFIHGETLNVHSNVDDDERINEGVKYPTKKPMSNYDTDEQYSYEDYEPHDAIKITDYSQPISNEENSSKSYEVTEKLSEQVELATENSNVYYKSHNDDTISLEKRLPAILEKYVSYDNYDITAPIYDADEYYRKT is encoded by the exons ATGAAGTGCATAAATATTCAAGTGTTGGTGTTTGTGATTAGCATAGCGATGTCTTTAGCAATGTCTATTGATGAACTGGAAGATTTTACTAATTATCTAAAGGAAACATCTCTGTTGGATCAACCACTGAAAA AGTATCCATCAGACGATAGTGACGACGACGCGCCAATTTCTGACCACGCCTGGGAAGAGAGTGGTCGATTCGAGGGTGACTTGATCCTCAACGACCGACAGAGGCAACTTATAGTGAAGGATATCGCGGAGGGGCTCTCCAGGAACGGTCTCAAAGATAGCACTAAACGATGGCCAGACAATGAAGTTATTGTTTATATTCAAAGAGAGCATTTTA CCGGCGATCAAGTTCAAGCAATATTGCGGGGCATGGAAGAGCTTAGCCAAGCATCTTGCGTTAAATTCAGGCCGTATAAGAAAGGGGATCGAGATGCCGTTGTGGTACAA GGTAGCCGGCGCGGTTGTTTCTCGCAAGTGGGCTACCAAGGGGGCTACCAGGTGCTGAACCTGTCGGGCCGGCACCCGGTCGGCCGCGGCTGCTTCCGGCACGGCACGGTCGTGCACGAGTTCCTGCACACGCTGGGCTTCTACCACATGCAGAGCAGCCCCGACAGGGACGACTATATCGACGTCGTCTGGGAGAACATCGTGCAAC cGGCCAGACATAATTTCCGAAAGTACAATTTATTCTCGGTGTCGGACTTCGGCGTCGGATACGACTACGACAGCGTGCTGCACTACAGCCGCAAAGCGTTCTCCTCGAACGGCGGCGACACGTTGGTGCCTAAGAAG AGTGGCGTTGAAATTGGGCAGAGGATAGGTCTATCAGAGAAAGACAGTGCCAAGTTGAACAAGATGTATTGTGACGCGGACTCGAATAACTTCGAAGCTGCGGACGACGTGTCACATActgtcattaaaaataaaaagacacCTAAGAACAAGCCTTTTGAAGGGCATGGTATAGGATATCACCAAGGTAAAACTGTGGTATTTAAACTGCCTGCAGCTGAAACTTATCGATTACCAGAACAGCCATCAAATGTCCTGTTTGATTATTTCAGTAAAGAGCTGCAAGCCATGCCTCCGACGCTTATTAAAGGATTTGGAGTTGGACAGGAAATAACTTATTCGTACAAATTGCCTGCTGGGTACCATATAGCTGAACATAAAATCCCAACGTACCAATACCCTACACTGTTGAATAGAACGAATACTGCAGCAGAACCTTTATTTAGACTACATAATgtacaaaataataatgatgACAAGAAGCCTTCTACTAATGCTGATATTGGGAATAAAAATAAGGATACGATAGAGGATTTAGACGAGAAAGTGATTACAGTACAAACAACTAAAAATACAGATACAGGTAGTGAAAATGATTATACCAGTGTATATCAACCTAACACTGATTATTCAAAGTTTTATAATCCAAACAAGCAAAGAATCGGGATCAAAACTGATTATTATCTTAATTATTCGCCAAAATCTCAAGAAAATAATGAACAGGGTACAAAAGAAATATCAAGTTTAAAATTAACCAGGCAGTTTATAGAAAAACTCAGGGAACCGAAATCAATGCATTTCCGTAATCATAATAATAaagaacaacaacaacaacaacagttgTATCAAAATGAATTTAACAATAAACATAAATTTATAGATAAATCAAAACCAGTCAAAAAAGAAGAAAATACTCCAGGAGATGATTCATCGTTTGGTTATGTGAACCCTAGCAGTAAATTAAaggagataaaaaatatttattttattaacccAGAGTACACTTCCAAAAAATATTTGGAAAACAAGCATGATTTTAGTAGCCTCTACTTTCccaatgataataaaaacaaagacGCTGCATCCAGAAACGCGCAGTATAAAACGTTCGGCGAAATTGTTCCTTTAACAATAAACTATACCTTCaaacaaaatagtccttttatCCACGGGGAAACACTAAATGTTCATTCTAACGTAGATGACGATGAAAGAATAAATGAGGGTGTGAAATATCCAACCAAAAAGCCGATGTCAAACTACGACACTGACGAACAATATAGTTATGAAGATTACGAACCTCATGACGCGATAAAAATTACTGACTACTCGCAACCAATATCTAACGAAGAAAACTCTTCAAAATCTTATGAAGTGACTGAGAAACTTTCGGAACAGGTAGAATTAGCCACAGAGAACTCGAATGTCTATTATAAATCACACAATGATGATACTATTAGCTTAGAAAAGCGTCTACCTGCCATTCTGGAAAAGTATGTGAGTTATGATAATTACGATATAACTGCTCCGATTTACGACGCCGACGAATATTATAGAAAAACCTAA
- the LOC134678225 gene encoding seminal metalloprotease 1-like, which yields MKLFIFAGLLIVVANAAPIQENIDKGEEFGEHFEGDMVLLPWQQRAVSTAIDARNGLRGAAKRWPDRTVVYHIEEDDFGEDQVKLIEEGMADIASKSCIKFRPRKKDDEHAVVIQGSANGCFSNVGFSSQDDEGDVNQVLNLSKGCFRHGTVVHEMLHTLGFYHMQSTYDRDEFVKIVWENIRAGTEHNFAKYTNDTVTDFGVPYDFDSVMHYPETAFSKNGNKTIIPLQENVKIGQRDGLSESDILKLNKMYCDESDTLKITHRSK from the exons ATGAAACTGTTCATCTTTGCAGGATTACTAATAGTCGTAGCAAATGCTGCACCTATACAGGAGAATATCGATAAGGGCG AGGAATTCGGCGAGCACTTCGAAGGTGACATGGTGCTGCTGCCTTGGCAGCAGCGGGCAGTGTCAACGGCTATCGACGCCCGCAACGGATTGAGGGGCGCCGCCAAACGGTGGCCGGATCGCACCGTCGTCTACCATATAGAGGAAGATGATTTTG GTGAAGACCAAGTCAAACTGATCGAAGAAGGCATGGCTGACATAGCAAGCAAGTCTTGCATTAAGTTCCGACCCAGAAAAAAAGACGATGAGCACGCAGTTGTTATTCAG GGATCAGCGAATGGATGTTTCTCTAATGTAGGCTTTAGCAGCCAGGACGACGAAGGCGATGTCAACCAAGTTCTTAATCTTTCCAAAGGATGCTTCAGGCACGGAACCGTGGTACATGAGATGCTTCACACGCTAGGTTTTTATCACATGCAGAGTACCTACGACAGGGACGAATTTGTCAAAATCGTTTGGGAAAACATCAGGGCAG GTACAGAGCATAATTTTGCAAAATACACGAATGATACGGTAACCGATTTTGGTGTGCCATACGACTTTGATAGTGTAATGCACTATCCGGAGACAGCTTTCTCCAAAAATGGAAACAAAACGATTATACCGCTACAG GAGAACGTCAAAATTGGACAACGGGATGGATTGTCTGAAAGTGATATCCTCAAGTTGAATAAAATGTACTGCGACGAATCAGATACGCTAAAAATTACTCATCGTTCCAAATGA